The proteins below come from a single Leptospiraceae bacterium genomic window:
- a CDS encoding nucleotidyltransferase domain-containing protein — translation MKFGLKEKAITDIQSVFATVPEIEKAIIYGSRAKGNFKNGSDIDITLKGNVLNLTILNQILLKLDDLFLPYKFDISIYHQINNSDLLDHIQRIGICFYEKKSDI, via the coding sequence ATGAAATTTGGACTTAAAGAAAAAGCAATCACCGACATACAAAGCGTATTCGCTACAGTTCCAGAAATAGAAAAGGCGATTATCTATGGTTCACGAGCAAAAGGAAATTTTAAAAATGGTTCCGATATTGATATTACACTTAAAGGAAATGTCTTGAACCTAACGATTCTGAATCAAATTCTATTAAAATTGGATGATTTATTTTTACCTTACAAATTTGATATTTCGATTTACCATCAAATAAATAATTCTGATCTACTCGATCATATTCAACGAATAGGAATTTGTTTTTATGAGAAAAAGTCTGACATATAA
- a CDS encoding nucleotidyltransferase substrate binding protein, whose amino-acid sequence MEEKDIRWKQRFSNYQKATSQLKKFIDKGELNELEKQGLIQVFEYTYELAWNVMKDFLTDRGIQSIYGSRDAITEAFKSELITDGDEWMGMIKSRIASSHTYSEEIAEEIVNKIRNKYFFLFESFVEKMKTLL is encoded by the coding sequence ATGGAAGAAAAAGATATACGATGGAAACAAAGATTTTCCAATTACCAAAAGGCAACTTCACAACTAAAGAAATTTATTGATAAAGGCGAACTCAATGAACTAGAAAAACAAGGTCTCATCCAAGTATTTGAGTATACGTATGAGTTGGCGTGGAATGTAATGAAAGATTTTTTAACTGATAGAGGTATTCAATCTATTTATGGTTCAAGAGATGCAATAACGGAAGCATTTAAAAGTGAATTAATTACTGATGGCGATGAATGGATGGGAATGATAAAAAGTAGAATTGCCTCCTCTCACACCTACAGTGAAGAGATTGCGGAGGAAATAGTAAATAAAATTAGAAACAAATATTTTTTCCTTTTCGAATCATTCGTAGAAAAAATGAAAACTCTATTATGA
- a CDS encoding nucleotidyltransferase domain-containing protein, with amino-acid sequence MYLFGSRSREEEKENSDIDLLVYFPDDVNLLKIAKYKKDFRRLSDLHGNCVRY; translated from the coding sequence GTGTATCTGTTTGGGTCGCGCTCTAGAGAAGAAGAAAAGGAAAATAGCGATATTGATTTATTGGTATACTTTCCTGATGATGTCAACCTTTTAAAAATTGCTAAATACAAAAAAGACTTTAGACGATTATCCGATCTTCATGGCAATTGCGTAAGATATTGA
- a CDS encoding immunity 26/phosphotriesterase HocA family protein has protein sequence MKTNKQQRTIGAIVKVPLEKGFYGYARILEGTSFAFYDLRSTEELSDLSKIVSSPILFIISVNNYAVTDGRWSKIGKLPLEKTFDVLPPRYTQDLLSPDKFKIIYSDGTVKNATKKECNGLERFAVWQPQQVEQRLSDYFMGRKNRHLEQMNPDGMHSQQLPKHKQKIAV, from the coding sequence ATGAAAACGAACAAACAACAAAGAACAATTGGAGCGATTGTAAAAGTTCCTCTTGAAAAAGGATTCTATGGTTATGCGAGAATTTTAGAGGGAACGTCGTTTGCTTTTTATGATCTTCGTTCTACAGAAGAGCTATCTGATTTGTCGAAGATTGTTTCTAGTCCTATTTTGTTTATAATTTCTGTGAATAACTATGCAGTAACCGATGGACGTTGGTCTAAGATTGGTAAACTCCCACTAGAAAAAACGTTTGATGTTCTTCCTCCACGTTATACGCAAGATTTACTTTCTCCTGATAAGTTTAAAATTATTTATTCCGACGGAACAGTAAAGAATGCAACTAAAAAAGAATGTAACGGTTTAGAACGATTTGCCGTATGGCAGCCACAGCAGGTAGAACAAAGATTGAGTGACTATTTTATGGGTCGTAAAAATCGTCATTTAGAACAAATGAATCCTGATGGTATGCACAGCCAGCAGTTGCCTAAGCACAAACAGAAGATTGCTGTCTGA
- a CDS encoding nucleotidyltransferase domain-containing protein — MQTNQLTKYLNEMHAIIVQKFSPERIYIFGSFARGEATNDSDLDLLLEFKEIPNKRNLTIQIRKALADIPCAKDILVATPEEMENYKDKNWSIYSQAQKEGKVIYDRKIK; from the coding sequence ATGCAAACGAATCAACTAACCAAATACTTAAACGAAATGCATGCTATCATTGTACAAAAATTTTCTCCCGAAAGAATTTATATCTTTGGTTCTTTTGCGAGAGGGGAAGCAACTAATGATAGTGACTTAGACCTCTTACTAGAATTTAAAGAAATTCCTAATAAAAGAAACCTCACTATACAAATTAGAAAAGCTTTAGCTGATATTCCCTGCGCCAAAGATATATTAGTTGCAACGCCCGAAGAAATGGAAAATTACAAAGATAAAAACTGGTCTATCTATTCACAGGCTCAGAAAGAAGGAAAGGTTATCTATGATAGAAAAATCAAGTGA
- a CDS encoding HEPN domain-containing protein: MIEKSSEWKQWILYSEEDLQSAETLLSSENTFPRNVCYLSQQSVEKALKAIFVFLNMSFAKIHDLEALYAKLPSDIYQMTKVITQRDFI, from the coding sequence ATGATAGAAAAATCAAGTGAGTGGAAGCAGTGGATTTTGTATTCAGAAGAAGATTTACAAAGCGCAGAAACCTTGTTATCCAGTGAAAATACATTTCCTAGAAATGTATGCTATTTGAGTCAACAATCAGTTGAAAAAGCTCTAAAAGCAATATTCGTATTTCTGAATATGTCTTTTGCGAAAATTCATGATTTAGAAGCGTTATACGCCAAGCTTCCTAGCGATATATACCAAATGACAAAAGTAATTACCCAAAGGGACTTTATTTAA
- a CDS encoding DUF86 domain-containing protein has product MNDKDSIRLSHIQDACGELIQIISHFESLEAFLSHRLYQHATVRLLEIIGEACGSVSEECRDSYPIIEWQAWKDMRNILIHQYFGVDYKRVYLVAKNEIPELLIGINQILGR; this is encoded by the coding sequence ATGAACGATAAAGATAGTATTCGCCTTAGTCATATTCAAGATGCTTGTGGGGAGTTAATTCAGATTATTTCTCATTTTGAAAGCCTTGAAGCTTTTTTGTCACATCGACTTTATCAACATGCAACAGTTCGATTACTAGAGATCATTGGAGAAGCATGTGGGAGCGTGTCAGAAGAATGCAGAGATTCATACCCTATAATTGAATGGCAAGCATGGAAAGATATGCGAAATATTTTAATCCACCAATACTTTGGAGTTGATTATAAAAGAGTTTACCTTGTGGCTAAGAATGAAATTCCAGAACTATTAATTGGGATAAATCAAATATTAGGAAGATAG
- a CDS encoding nucleotidyltransferase domain-containing protein, producing MKTNEIIVIVKDFFIQTEANKVYLFGSRSREEEKENSDVDLLVYFPDDVNLLKIAKYKGLLEKQIHQKVDLLTPESISDRILPYIQKDMRLIYER from the coding sequence ATGAAAACGAATGAGATAATTGTGATAGTAAAGGATTTTTTCATACAAACGGAGGCTAATAAGGTGTATCTGTTTGGGTCGCGTTCTAGAGAAGAAGAAAAGGAAAATAGTGATGTAGATTTATTGGTGTATTTTCCTGATGATGTCAACCTTTTAAAAATTGCTAAATACAAGGGACTATTAGAAAAACAAATTCATCAGAAGGTTGACCTACTAACTCCAGAATCTATCTCAGATAGAATACTACCCTATATTCAAAAAGACATGAGGTTGATCTATGAACGATAA
- a CDS encoding EVE domain-containing protein has product MSNEPIRFSWVATHKEIVQFLATKQNNQIELIDLLKKVGITNFNDKDANGKDIDLIEIDPFTFFSYIYKFGSEKRLSVLQKIAKELKLKNYPTDESGIPSTNPQRVWLFPYKIKRNNQEVSRLWKFFFSAIDNSISDEEFQDILTIRNVGKTKLTEALFYINPEKYFPIDGPTRPYLKELFQIESSFESYSDYLDIIRRVREKTTKPFYEISYDAWTSYTNKTDKPKYWIFQGNPKIYNIVEALKNNAIDTWSVRAHKSEIKKDDKVILWVTGEAQGCYALAEVTSNVYEGRDEKSQMKYYTDKSVDEISSRVKVQVTHNLVDAPILKAQIDSNPELSELNVGSQGTNFSATEDEYMALLDLIEHDKNTFAKTLAMYRKEDLDFY; this is encoded by the coding sequence ATGAGCAATGAACCAATTCGTTTTTCATGGGTGGCTACTCATAAAGAGATAGTTCAGTTTTTAGCAACCAAACAAAACAATCAGATAGAACTGATTGATCTCTTAAAGAAAGTTGGAATTACAAATTTTAATGATAAAGACGCAAACGGAAAAGATATTGATTTAATTGAAATCGATCCATTTACCTTTTTTTCTTATATTTATAAATTTGGAAGTGAAAAGCGGCTTTCTGTTTTACAAAAGATTGCAAAGGAACTGAAACTTAAAAATTATCCAACCGATGAATCCGGTATTCCTTCTACAAATCCACAAAGAGTTTGGTTGTTTCCCTATAAAATCAAAAGAAATAATCAGGAAGTTTCTCGACTTTGGAAATTCTTTTTTTCTGCAATTGATAATTCGATTTCAGATGAGGAGTTTCAAGACATACTTACGATTCGAAACGTAGGCAAAACGAAATTAACCGAAGCTCTATTTTATATCAACCCTGAAAAATACTTTCCCATTGATGGTCCAACTCGACCTTACTTAAAAGAATTATTTCAAATTGAATCTTCTTTTGAATCGTATTCAGATTACTTGGATATAATCAGAAGAGTTCGAGAAAAAACAACAAAGCCTTTCTATGAAATATCGTATGACGCATGGACTTCGTATACGAATAAAACTGATAAACCAAAATACTGGATATTTCAGGGCAATCCTAAAATTTATAATATAGTGGAAGCACTTAAAAATAATGCGATTGACACTTGGAGTGTAAGAGCGCATAAGTCTGAAATTAAAAAAGATGACAAAGTAATTCTCTGGGTTACAGGCGAAGCCCAAGGATGTTACGCATTAGCGGAAGTAACCTCCAATGTATATGAAGGACGGGATGAAAAAAGTCAAATGAAATACTACACTGATAAAAGTGTAGATGAAATTTCTTCTAGAGTAAAAGTACAAGTAACCCATAATCTCGTAGATGCTCCCATTTTAAAAGCACAAATAGATTCCAATCCTGAATTATCAGAATTAAACGTCGGGAGTCAAGGAACCAATTTCTCTGCGACAGAAGACGAATATATGGCACTCCTTGATCTAATTGAGCACGATAAGAATACTTTTGCAAAGACGCTTGCTATGTATCGAAAAGAAGACCTCGATTTCTATTAG
- a CDS encoding transposase family protein → MKNIEKILKKKRLCQALTGVSPEKIYESLPYFEIELEKHDKKEKKSSKGRKTELTNSLEKLFFILYYVKCYPTFDEAGFFFGVDKGTANRWVHKYSKILESTLKTMMLLPARKPKRLLIN, encoded by the coding sequence ATGAAGAATATAGAAAAGATATTAAAAAAGAAACGACTTTGTCAGGCATTGACAGGAGTATCGCCTGAAAAAATTTATGAAAGTCTTCCCTATTTTGAAATTGAGTTAGAAAAACATGATAAGAAAGAAAAGAAATCATCGAAAGGAAGAAAAACTGAACTAACAAATTCGTTAGAGAAATTATTTTTCATTCTATACTATGTAAAATGCTATCCCACATTCGATGAAGCAGGCTTTTTCTTTGGCGTCGATAAAGGAACAGCAAATCGGTGGGTTCATAAGTATTCGAAAATACTAGAGTCTACTTTAAAAACAATGATGCTATTACCCGCACGAAAGCCTAAAAGATTACTGATAAATTGA
- a CDS encoding AAA family ATPase, with protein MNFIVGQRYCWNLFPADARGKYGVISKERIDGIKFSDPFEGNQPQPYYSHFSETYYLEDNKANILDAIEKELNRSKKSSFRIHHNEDFEIYAFNNESITNPTQAKDNNMKPLSLNTIFYGPPGTGKTYHTILRAAEIIENKKISDYTEAQRIFNANLGDRIEFITFHQNYSYEDFIQGLRPNVEKENKELRFERSDGVFKRIADRALKNLKDFAAPNEAKRKFEDVFNEFIQPLIQGNITEMEIKMKNVSFYITEIGTKSIEFRKNVGESKHTLSIETLHRMYDKGINDIIIGGLQFYYNPILTMLLEKSKVKNNSVKRQNYVIIIDEINRANISRVFGELITLIEPDKRSHGKIPLRCTLPSGEEFIVPSNLFIIGAMNTADKSIALLDIALRRRFVFEAMYPLYEIVGEEIFHKEVLKKLNTEIIKRKGHDFQIGHSYFMGDNKDLPEIMNRKVIPLLLEYFMNDETEVTQILKTADLVVKKDIWPLEIQE; from the coding sequence TTGAACTTTATTGTTGGTCAAAGGTATTGCTGGAATCTTTTTCCTGCAGACGCAAGAGGCAAATACGGAGTAATTTCTAAAGAAAGAATAGATGGGATTAAATTCTCTGACCCGTTCGAGGGAAATCAACCACAACCTTACTATAGCCATTTTTCTGAAACTTATTATCTAGAAGATAATAAAGCAAACATTTTGGATGCAATAGAAAAAGAACTGAATCGATCGAAAAAATCTAGTTTTAGAATTCATCATAATGAAGATTTTGAAATTTATGCATTTAACAATGAAAGTATTACTAACCCAACCCAAGCAAAGGATAACAACATGAAACCTCTTTCACTCAATACAATCTTTTACGGACCACCGGGAACAGGCAAGACCTATCATACAATTCTGAGAGCAGCCGAGATCATTGAGAATAAAAAGATTTCTGATTATACAGAAGCACAAAGAATTTTCAATGCAAACCTTGGAGACCGAATTGAGTTTATTACCTTTCATCAAAATTATAGCTATGAAGATTTTATACAGGGGCTAAGACCTAACGTAGAAAAAGAAAATAAAGAATTACGTTTTGAAAGAAGTGATGGAGTGTTTAAAAGAATCGCTGATAGGGCATTGAAGAATTTAAAAGATTTTGCCGCACCAAATGAAGCAAAGAGAAAGTTTGAAGATGTATTCAATGAATTTATTCAACCATTAATTCAGGGTAATATTACTGAAATGGAAATTAAAATGAAAAATGTTTCTTTCTATATTACGGAAATTGGAACAAAATCTATTGAATTTCGAAAGAACGTAGGGGAATCGAAGCATACTCTCAGTATTGAGACCTTACATAGAATGTATGATAAGGGTATAAATGATATTATTATTGGCGGACTTCAATTTTATTATAATCCCATCTTGACGATGTTGTTAGAAAAAAGTAAGGTTAAAAACAATTCTGTTAAAAGACAAAACTATGTTATCATCATTGATGAAATCAATCGAGCAAATATTTCTCGAGTGTTTGGAGAGTTGATTACACTTATAGAGCCTGATAAACGATCACATGGAAAGATTCCGCTTAGATGCACATTGCCTTCTGGGGAAGAATTTATTGTGCCTTCTAATTTATTTATCATTGGAGCGATGAATACAGCAGATAAGTCGATTGCTCTTTTGGATATCGCACTTAGAAGACGCTTTGTGTTTGAAGCTATGTATCCGCTGTATGAAATTGTAGGAGAAGAAATCTTTCACAAGGAAGTTTTGAAGAAGCTAAATACTGAGATTATTAAACGGAAGGGACATGATTTTCAAATTGGACATTCTTATTTCATGGGAGATAACAAAGATTTACCGGAGATAATGAATCGAAAAGTAATTCCACTCTTATTAGAATACTTCATGAATGATGAAACAGAAGTAACACAGATTTTAAAGACGGCTGATTTAGTTGTTAAAAAAGATATTTGGCCTTTAGAAATTCAGGAATAA
- a CDS encoding DUF86 domain-containing protein, translating to MQDLCNASEDLSENLKAENPNLPWIQMDGIRNRLAHEYFGINYKIIWQVIQGELPDIKIIFQKILENLQE from the coding sequence TTGCAAGATTTATGTAACGCATCGGAGGATCTTTCTGAAAATCTGAAAGCGGAAAATCCTAATTTGCCGTGGATACAAATGGATGGAATTAGAAACCGACTTGCTCATGAATATTTTGGAATCAACTATAAAATCATTTGGCAAGTAATCCAAGGCGAGTTGCCTGATATTAAAATCATATTCCAAAAAATTTTAGAAAACTTACAAGAGTAA
- a CDS encoding nucleotidyltransferase domain-containing protein, whose protein sequence is MLAEKKNPISIEEIKHNLKDYFTNKPVKKAYLFGSYARSEADEKSDMDILVELDFSKPIGLFFFTMEYELKNRFNKKIDLITTEEVSPYIKPYIEKDKILVYERKE, encoded by the coding sequence ATGTTAGCAGAAAAGAAAAATCCAATATCTATAGAAGAGATCAAACATAATCTCAAAGATTATTTTACAAATAAGCCTGTAAAAAAAGCTTATCTCTTTGGCTCTTACGCAAGATCGGAAGCGGATGAAAAAAGCGATATGGATATTCTTGTTGAATTGGATTTTTCTAAACCAATAGGACTTTTCTTTTTTACTATGGAATATGAATTAAAAAACAGATTTAACAAAAAAATAGATTTAATTACAACCGAAGAAGTTTCTCCTTATATTAAACCTTACATTGAAAAGGACAAGATATTGGTTTATGAAAGAAAAGAATAA
- a CDS encoding HEPN domain-containing protein, whose protein sequence is MNVTFPNYDAVCYHCEQCIEKLMKALLIKSEASFDYTHNLIKL, encoded by the coding sequence TTGAATGTTACTTTTCCTAATTACGATGCTGTTTGTTATCACTGCGAGCAATGCATTGAGAAATTAATGAAAGCTTTATTAATAAAATCAGAGGCAAGTTTTGATTATACGCACAATTTAATTAAACTATAG
- a CDS encoding hemolysin III family protein, producing MYKGEKINSISHLVGASLSLIGWILLIIFSSLTQDSWKIVGCTIYGFSLFFLYLASTLYHSFRGKTKEILQIFDHIAIYILIAGTYTPITLVTLRGKMGWIIFGLVWGIALVGTIFKTVWTGKFDRISTAFYVLAGWTILLDISELYEKFPRDGFYWIFAGGVLYTVGAIFYLKDSMKRNHEIWHFFVLGASICHYVAIFFYLI from the coding sequence ATGTACAAAGGTGAGAAAATTAATTCTATATCGCATTTAGTGGGAGCAAGTTTAAGTTTAATTGGCTGGATACTTTTGATTATTTTTTCGAGCTTAACACAGGATTCATGGAAAATTGTAGGTTGCACAATTTATGGATTTTCGCTTTTCTTTTTATATCTTGCATCTACTCTCTATCATAGCTTTAGAGGAAAAACAAAAGAAATACTTCAAATTTTCGATCATATCGCGATTTACATCCTAATAGCCGGAACTTACACTCCAATTACTCTTGTGACGTTACGCGGTAAGATGGGTTGGATTATTTTTGGACTCGTATGGGGGATTGCGTTAGTTGGCACTATTTTTAAAACAGTATGGACTGGGAAATTTGATCGGATTAGCACCGCATTCTACGTGTTAGCCGGTTGGACGATTCTATTAGATATTTCAGAGCTTTATGAAAAATTCCCACGTGATGGATTTTACTGGATTTTTGCCGGTGGCGTTTTATACACAGTTGGCGCAATTTTTTATTTGAAGGATAGTATGAAGCGTAACCACGAGATATGGCATTTTTTTGTTCTTGGAGCTAGTATTTGTCATTATGTTGCGATTTTTTTCTATTTGATTTGA
- a CDS encoding cation:proton antiporter has product MLVLLIIFAYTFGMVLSLVGLPPMVGFLLSGFAYNFFGYPVPAGLEQIADLGITLLLFSIGLKLDLKSLAKPEIWFGSVIHIVLSTLFYFGILFALKKYSTNSLFATSDITLVILAFAFSFSSTVFAVKVLEERGNMYAFFGKVAIGILIMQDIFAVLYLSISEGKVPGIAALGVFALPLIRPLLFKLLDLAGHGEMLVLSSLFLALGVGAGGFSLMGLKADLGALVIGIMIGKHAKASELAKAFFSFKELLLVAFFVSIGLKGNPSFSIFSVAVFLCLLLPFKTSFYFLVLSRFGLRTRSNLLASLSLANYSEFGLIVAALGSAQGILPKEWLLVIALSVSISFIFAAPLNLFSEKIYAYSKKILWHLQTKRIHDEDKHIELAGSRILILGMGRIGMGVYKELKSLNKTNLIGIEQDPARIKKLEKEGFQVLLGDAGDSDFWIRLKYLESLETIFLALPVHKINVYAAQQVKKLGLTCKLAGIAKFSEEVEELSEIGVTAFNMYGEAGAGLVSHYLKEHKEIL; this is encoded by the coding sequence ATGTTAGTATTGCTGATTATTTTTGCGTATACATTTGGAATGGTGTTGAGCCTTGTCGGACTTCCGCCAATGGTTGGATTTTTATTATCTGGATTTGCTTATAATTTTTTTGGTTATCCGGTTCCTGCCGGATTAGAGCAAATAGCCGATTTAGGTATTACGCTTTTACTTTTTTCCATTGGACTCAAATTGGATTTAAAAAGTTTAGCGAAACCTGAGATATGGTTTGGTTCCGTAATTCATATCGTTCTTTCTACCTTATTCTACTTTGGAATTTTATTCGCACTCAAAAAATACAGCACAAATTCACTATTTGCCACATCAGATATCACTCTCGTTATTTTAGCATTTGCATTTTCTTTTTCCAGTACAGTTTTTGCTGTGAAGGTTCTAGAAGAACGCGGGAACATGTATGCCTTTTTTGGGAAAGTTGCCATCGGCATATTGATCATGCAGGATATTTTTGCGGTACTTTACTTATCCATAAGCGAAGGAAAAGTTCCTGGCATTGCGGCACTTGGAGTTTTTGCTCTCCCACTTATCCGACCTCTATTATTTAAACTTTTAGATTTAGCAGGTCACGGGGAAATGTTAGTTTTATCCAGTTTATTTTTAGCTCTTGGAGTTGGGGCTGGCGGATTTTCCCTCATGGGTTTAAAAGCAGATCTGGGTGCACTTGTGATTGGAATCATGATTGGAAAACACGCAAAGGCATCCGAATTAGCAAAAGCATTTTTTAGTTTTAAAGAATTATTACTCGTAGCTTTTTTCGTTTCGATCGGGCTAAAGGGAAATCCCAGTTTTTCAATTTTCTCGGTTGCAGTATTTTTATGCCTTCTACTTCCGTTTAAGACTAGTTTTTATTTTCTCGTACTATCTAGATTTGGTTTACGCACCAGAAGTAACCTATTAGCCTCACTTTCACTTGCTAACTATTCAGAATTCGGACTCATCGTTGCCGCTCTTGGTTCTGCACAAGGAATTTTACCCAAAGAATGGTTACTAGTAATTGCGCTTTCTGTTAGTATTAGTTTTATTTTTGCTGCTCCCCTTAATTTATTTTCAGAAAAAATCTACGCCTACTCAAAAAAAATTCTTTGGCATTTGCAAACTAAACGGATTCATGATGAGGATAAACATATTGAATTAGCTGGTTCCCGAATTTTAATCCTCGGAATGGGACGAATTGGAATGGGAGTTTATAAAGAACTCAAAAGTCTCAATAAAACAAATCTAATTGGTATTGAACAAGATCCGGCACGTATCAAAAAATTAGAAAAAGAAGGATTTCAAGTTTTGTTAGGGGACGCGGGAGACTCCGACTTTTGGATTCGTTTAAAATACCTTGAGTCTCTTGAGACTATCTTTCTCGCCCTACCTGTTCATAAAATTAATGTTTATGCCGCTCAACAAGTTAAAAAATTGGGCTTAACTTGTAAACTAGCTGGAATTGCAAAATTTTCTGAAGAAGTAGAAGAACTTTCCGAAATCGGTGTCACTGCATTTAATATGTACGGTGAAGCAGGAGCTGGTCTTGTGAGTCACTATTTGAAAGAACACAAGGAGATACTCTAA
- a CDS encoding phosphopantothenoylcysteine decarboxylase, with protein MTNSAKEIVIAVTGSIAAYKTCELVRNLTKEGYPVRVIMTEHATHFIGRITFEALSGKSVRIHEYDTGMAHIELKNIASVFAIVPATANIIGKFANGIADDLVTSTYLASTCPILIAPAMNPGMYTNKAVQRNLQTLEKDGVTILDPSSGVVVCGDEGQGKLADISLIQNKIIDLHNASKSKRD; from the coding sequence ATGACTAATTCAGCAAAAGAAATTGTAATTGCGGTTACTGGTAGTATTGCCGCTTACAAGACGTGTGAATTAGTTCGTAATTTGACTAAAGAAGGTTATCCTGTTCGAGTCATCATGACCGAACATGCGACACATTTTATTGGACGGATTACATTTGAAGCGTTAAGCGGTAAATCTGTTCGAATTCACGAATACGATACAGGTATGGCGCATATCGAACTGAAAAACATTGCATCCGTATTTGCCATTGTCCCCGCAACAGCAAACATTATCGGAAAATTTGCAAATGGAATTGCAGACGACTTAGTTACTTCCACTTATCTCGCATCGACTTGCCCCATTCTAATAGCTCCTGCTATGAATCCCGGAATGTATACAAACAAAGCGGTGCAAAGAAATTTACAAACTTTAGAGAAAGATGGAGTTACAATTTTAGATCCATCTTCTGGTGTTGTTGTTTGTGGTGACGAAGGGCAAGGAAAGTTAGCCGATATTTCTCTTATTCAAAATAAAATCATAGACTTACATAACGCTTCTAAATCAAAAAGAGATTGA